In Streptomyces venezuelae, the sequence CGGTGCGTGGGCGATCTGCTGGGGGTCCATCGACCACACCCGCCCCACCCGGCTGCGGGCGTCGAAGCAGGTCGTATAGGCGTCACCGGCCGCCTTGTTACTGGTCAGGAGTACGGCGCCGGGCGCGGCCAGGATGGAGGGGATCGCCAGCGAGGTGGTCTTCCCGGAGCGCGGTGCCATGATCGCCACCGCGACGTCCTCGTACCCCATGCGGACTTCGGTGCGGCTTCCCTGGAGGTTGCCGAGGAGGATTCCGGTGTCGGAGGCCGCGATGCGGTCGGCGTCCTTCAGGCTGGGGCGCAGGGAGCGGGCCTTGGCGGTGATCGCGCTGGCCAGGAGCGGCTCGATGTCTCTGGCCTTGGCGGTGCCCTGGACCCGGCGCCTGTTCTTCCCGCCGAAGGTGCCCTTGTGGCGGCTCCACCACACACCGCTGGCGGAGGCGAGGGCGATCAGGGCGAGTACGGGAAGGGTTCGAGCGCCGAGGAGCAGGGACGTTTCTCCTAGGCCGGGCCAGAGCTGGTCGGGGCGGATGAGGGCGTCGGCGGGTCGGTAGCCGGCCCAGGGGTGCCCGGTGAGCAGGGCGGTTAGGTTCCCGCCGAGCCAGGCGAGATGGGAGAGGGGGATGGCGACGGCGAAGACGCCGAGGAGGACTTTGAAGGCTATGTCGTAGCCGTCGGAGGAGGAGCTGGACTGGGACAAGGGCGCGCGGTTCCGTGAAGGGGGCGGGGGCGAAGGAGGGTCAGCGAGTGCGGCGGGGCAGCGACCCTCCGGGCGGCTGCGGCGGCAGCGGCGTGCCGGTGCGGTGGGCGGCGAGGCGGTCGACCCGGTCCCACAGGGCGTACTCGGCCTGATGTGCGGGAACGCGGTCGCGGGCGATGCGAACGCTGTAGCGCAGGAAGGGGACCATCGCCTTCTCGTCACGCAGCAGCGGCTCAGTGGAGACCATGCCGGCGAGGACGGCGGCGGTCAGGTGGGGCGGGGTGTGGTCGGAGAAGTACGCCCGCCAGGCCGGACGGGCGGTGGGCTCGGAGGCCCAGGGGCCGTCGTGGGCCGTGACCTCGATGTTCATCGCGCCGACCGGGTGCTGGGAGACGGCGACGAATCCGTCGGGCGAGGAGATCTGGTGGTCCCGTACGGGGTGCTTCCACCCGGTGTGCTCCAGGACCTGCATCGGATCGGCCATGCTGTCCGCCGGGCCGGTGGTGAGGGCGTCGGTGGCCGCGGCGACGATCTCGGCCGGGGTCCGGGCGCCGAAGCGCATGGTCCACGCCTTCTCGGTGCTGCTCCCGGTGTGGTGCAGGGTCCACCAGTGGTCGTCCGGGTCCGGTGACAGCAGCAGTTCGGCTTGGCGGTCGCGGCGGGTGAGCCGTACGGCCAGGCTCAGGGGGATGTGGGCCGGCTGCCAGCGGAATGCCTTCTGCAGCGGGGCGGTCACCCACCGGGGATCCCCGCCGCCGGCCATGTAGCGGGGAGCGACCTGGGCCAGCACCGGCGGCTTCTCGGGCCCGCTCACCGCTGTGCGCCTTCCGTGACGGAGAGGGTGATGTGGTTCGCGGTGACCGTACGGCGTGCGACGGCGAGTTCGAGGTGGTCGGCGTGCGTGGCAAACAGGCCGACCCGTGCGGAGCGGAAGACGGGAAGACGGGCGGCTATCTCCTGGTGACCGGGGACGGCGGCGCGGCCGGAGGGGACGGATTGGGGCACGGGCGGGCCTTTACGAGGGTTCAGGGGCGGGATGCGCGGGAGGGTGCCGGGCTTGCTGGGGCGGCGGCCGGTGCCGGCAGGCGGGTGGTGAGGCGGGTGCGGCGCTGGGTGCGGGCCCGGGCCCGGGCGGCGTCGATGCGGGAGAAGTGGGCTTCGA encodes:
- a CDS encoding DUF317 domain-containing protein, with translation MSGPEKPPVLAQVAPRYMAGGGDPRWVTAPLQKAFRWQPAHIPLSLAVRLTRRDRQAELLLSPDPDDHWWTLHHTGSSTEKAWTMRFGARTPAEIVAAATDALTTGPADSMADPMQVLEHTGWKHPVRDHQISSPDGFVAVSQHPVGAMNIEVTAHDGPWASEPTARPAWRAYFSDHTPPHLTAAVLAGMVSTEPLLRDEKAMVPFLRYSVRIARDRVPAHQAEYALWDRVDRLAAHRTGTPLPPQPPGGSLPRRTR